A single region of the Nicotiana sylvestris chromosome 6, ASM39365v2, whole genome shotgun sequence genome encodes:
- the LOC138870260 gene encoding uncharacterized protein: MLGIFFDGVVKAKGVGIEAILISPIGQHYPAIARLQFFYTNNTTEYKACIMGMNIAFDLDIHGDLIQAPPSELHPISAPWSFVASGMDVIGLIKPKASNGHRFVLVTIDYFTKWVEAVTFNAVTKKAVPFDEGANGVVEAANKKIKKILRKMIQDSRQLHEKFPFALLGYCTTMCTLVGATPYLLVYGTEAVIPAEAEIPSLRIIIEVKIEDDEWVKTRLEQLIMIDEKRMAAVCHRQLYQQRMARAYNKKVRPRKLELGKVVLRQILPHHEEAKRKFVPN, encoded by the exons ATGCTTGGAATATTCTTTGATGGGGTTGTAAAGGCAAAAGGTGTAGGGATTGAGGCAATTCTGATTTCGCCCATAGGTCAACACTATCCGGCCATAGCCCGGCTTCAGTTCTTCTATACAAATAACACTACCGAGTATAAAGCCTGTATTATGGGAATGAATATAGCATTTGATCTGGAT atacacggtgACCTGATTCAGGCACCACCTTCAGAGTTACATCCTATTTCAGCACCTTGGTCGTTCGTTGCTtcgggcatggatgttattgggttAATCAagccgaaagcttcaaatgggcacagattcgtTTTGGTtaccattgattatttcacaaagTGGGTCGAAGCAGTCACTTTCAATGccgtcaccaagaaagcagtg ccatttgatgagggag CTAATGGCGTCGTTGAAGCTGCAAATAAGAAAATCAAGAAGATCCTCAGGAAAATGATTCAGGATTCTAGACAATTGCATGAAAAGTTTCCTTTTGCACTATTGGGATATTGCACAACTATGTGTACATTAGTTGGGGCCACCCCCTAtttattggtttatggcactgaagccgtaatacctgcagaagCTGAGATTCCCTCTCTCCGGATCATTATTGAAGTCAAGATTgaggatgatgaatgggtcaagaccCGATTGGAACAATTGAttatgattgatgaaaaacggatggctgcagtttgccACAGGCAGttataccaacaaagaatggctcgtgcatataacaagaaagtgcggcccaGGAAATTAGAACTGGGGAAAGTCGTTTTGAGACAAATTCtcccgcatcatgaagaagccaAAAGAAAATTTGTTCCAAATtag